A region of Massilia sp. WG5 DNA encodes the following proteins:
- a CDS encoding nucleobase:cation symporter-2 family protein, with translation MNTRPPLSAATPPVPDLVLGLEDRPPVLVGILAALQHLLAIIVPIVTPGLLICQALGVSARDTNLIVSMSLVVSGIATFVQCRRFGPFGAGLLIVQGTSFNFVGPLIAGGSLMVKQGTPVEAVMAAIFGVVVAGSFIEMGVSRVLPFLKRMITPLVTGIVVLMIGLTLIKVGLISMGGGFGAMSNGTFANGENLMLSGVVLAIIVILNRVPIVWMRSAAIIIALAVGYLLAGSLGRLDFTGMHQAAWFQVPRPLHFGLSFSWSLFIPMIVIYLVTSLEAIGDVTATSKVSREPVEGETWMRRIKGGVLVNGANSLLAGLLNTFPSSIFAQNNGVIQLTGIASRHVGMWIALFLVVLGLFPSVAGVIQAVPEPVLGGAAMVMFGAVAAAGINILASVTLDRRALLIIAVSLALGLGVSQVPEFLAHVPSALRNVLESGVATGGICAVLMNWFLPAAHETGAGTA, from the coding sequence ATGAACACACGCCCGCCGCTGTCCGCCGCCACGCCCCCGGTTCCCGACCTGGTCCTCGGACTGGAAGACCGTCCCCCCGTCCTGGTCGGCATCCTCGCCGCCCTCCAGCACCTCCTGGCCATCATCGTCCCCATCGTCACGCCGGGCCTGCTGATCTGCCAGGCGCTGGGCGTATCGGCGCGCGACACCAACCTGATCGTCTCGATGTCGCTGGTGGTGTCCGGGATCGCCACCTTCGTCCAGTGCCGCCGCTTCGGCCCCTTCGGCGCCGGCCTGCTGATCGTGCAGGGCACCAGCTTCAACTTCGTCGGCCCGCTGATCGCCGGCGGCAGCCTGATGGTCAAGCAGGGCACGCCGGTGGAAGCCGTGATGGCGGCGATCTTCGGCGTGGTGGTGGCCGGCTCCTTCATCGAAATGGGCGTGTCGCGCGTGCTGCCCTTCCTGAAGCGCATGATCACGCCGCTGGTCACCGGCATCGTGGTGCTGATGATCGGCCTCACCCTGATCAAGGTCGGCCTGATCAGCATGGGCGGCGGCTTCGGCGCCATGTCGAACGGGACCTTCGCGAACGGCGAGAACCTGATGCTGTCCGGCGTGGTCCTGGCCATCATCGTCATCCTCAACCGGGTGCCCATCGTGTGGATGCGCAGCGCCGCCATCATCATCGCGCTGGCGGTCGGCTACCTGCTGGCGGGTTCGCTGGGACGGCTGGACTTCACCGGCATGCACCAGGCGGCCTGGTTCCAGGTCCCGCGGCCCCTGCACTTCGGCCTGAGCTTCTCGTGGTCGCTGTTCATCCCGATGATCGTGATCTACCTGGTCACCTCGCTCGAAGCGATCGGCGACGTCACCGCGACCAGCAAGGTATCGCGCGAACCGGTCGAAGGCGAGACCTGGATGCGGCGCATCAAGGGCGGCGTGCTGGTGAACGGCGCCAACTCCCTGCTGGCCGGCCTGCTCAACACCTTCCCCAGCTCGATCTTCGCCCAGAACAACGGCGTGATCCAGCTGACCGGCATCGCCAGCCGCCATGTCGGCATGTGGATCGCCCTGTTCCTGGTCGTGCTGGGCCTCTTCCCCAGCGTGGCCGGCGTGATCCAGGCGGTGCCGGAGCCGGTGCTGGGCGGCGCCGCCATGGTGATGTTCGGCGCGGTTGCCGCGGCCGGCATCAACATCCTGGCCAGCGTGACCCTGGACCGCCGCGCCCTCCTGATCATCGCGGTGTCGCTGGCGCTGGGCCTGGGCGTGTCGCAGGTGCCGGAATTCCTGGCCCACGTCCCGTCCGCGCTGCGCAACGTGCTGGAGTCGGGCGTGGCAACGGGCGGCATCTGCGCCGTGCTGATGAACTGGTTCCTGCCGGCCGCGCACGAAACGGGCGCCGGAACCGCCTGA